A section of the Drosophila sechellia strain sech25 chromosome 3L, ASM438219v1, whole genome shotgun sequence genome encodes:
- the LOC6616548 gene encoding SRSF protein kinase 2 isoform X5, translated as MDGFGSTAPDSEEATCPMQANATFSLDWRVTLLDHWLDLYLVYMNRLQMLLSLAGRLHLLSRHILATLGQDPIFMGVLQGSLLMLFLFLMHLLRLWSCGGGVEQPLNRTADVAKELSCDFNFVSEQEKRAAQEAATEALLEVEEKKRRKRFTKKRNCVSAGPILIALRHQSKRPKHHRHAALLFEPVTPGEVILDTYLPPRELPLTIRLPQLAEPVKEEEIEHTELKSEPRGTLSTTDEIYPDSSDSSLYVSDEEQEDASQYCRGGYHPVVIGDIFDNRFRVVRKLGWGHFSTVWLCRDLKDEKYVALKVVKSAPHYIETAADEIRLLEAIRDADPMDVKRERIVRLMNHFTVRGVNGMHTCLVFEALGCSLYKLIVKNNYQGLAIAQVRNIIRQVLEGLDYLHSKCSIIHTDIKPENILLVIDNAAAMNQQIDDEINSLRVKGADFPDSYISSIEKQTKSRAKWPLIEPNGSTNTNTNTSNSTATNSNSSTPLAAVIMSTLDKEDTTTTTSSTLNSNTTSSLASKYSSLLGDSECNGGLGGSANINNRYRAEKKITAKSSGDCDEDAESDTLGEQSTLASTMDSPTDLDPEPELDSKPKAEPEPSEGPIPEQPTPNSTNSSCPSHNTATTAKSKINSNILSTCTSLTSTNEYSLTNTNTTTASTPSAPPSATPSSAPALASATPPSTCTPSFTQIAPPATAPATSTTCTTSVELYNGDHKTTSTSTISTSNATSSATTTTATTTTAIAKLNVHANAIPSQNQSQSGQNNTYTIQSLIDNSNVRVKIADLGNACYDYHHFTEDIQTRQYRSIEVLLGAPYNYTADIWSTACLAFELATGDYLFDPHAGESYSRDEDHLAHIVELLGSIPQSVILRGKHGLKYFTSYGSLRNITKLKPWSLMNVLVEKYDWDPVEAKKFSDFLLPMLEYNPVIRASAAECLQHPWLEQEEFV; from the exons ATGGATGGCTTTGGCTCGACCGCCCCCGACTCGGAGGAGGCCACCTGCCCCATGCAGGCCAATGCCACGTTCAGCCTCGATTGGCGAGTGACCCTGCTGGACCACTGGTTGGATCTCTATCTCGTCTACATGAACCGCCTACAGATGCTGCTGTCACTAGCCGGCAGGCTGCATCTTCTAAGCCGGCACATCCTGGCTACTCTAGGCCAGGATCCTATCTTTATGGGCGTGCTGCAGGGCAGCCTGTTAATGCTCTTCCTCTTCCTGATGCACCTGCTGCGGCTGTGGAGCTGCGGAGGCGGAGTTGAGCAGCCGCTAAACCGCACTGCAGACGTGGCAAAAGAGCTGAGCTGCGACTTCAACTTCGTCTCCGAGCAAGAGAAGCGAGCTGCCCAAGAAGCCGCGACGGAGGCTCTGCTGGAGGTTGAGGAGAAGAAGCGCCGCAAGCGGTTCACCAAGAAGCGCAACTGCGTGTCCGCCGGCCCGATCCTTATTGCCCTGCGCCATCAGTCCAAGCGACCAAAGCACCATCGTCACGCGGCCCTGCTCTTTGAGCCCGTTACCCCCGGAGAAGTAATCCTGGATACCTACTTGCCGCCTCGGGAACTGCCGCTCACGATCAGACTGCCCCAGTTGGCGGAGCCAGTCAAGGAAGAGGAAATCGAACATACCGAGCTTAA ATCGGAGCCCCGCGGAACCCTCAGTACGACCGACGAAATTTACCCGGACTCGTCCGACAGCAGTCTTTACGTTTCAGACGAGGAGCAGGAAGACGCCTCTCAGTATTGCCGCGGTGGGTACCATCCAGTAGTCATCGGAGACATATTTGACAACCGGTTTCGAGTGGTCAGAAAACTGGGCTGGGGCCATTTTTCCACTGTCTGGCTTTGCCGGGATCTCAA AGACGAGAAGTACGTGGCCCTCAAGGTTGTTAAGAGTGCTCCGCATTACATAGAGACGGCAGCGGACGAGATCCGGCTCCTGGAAGCTATCCGTGACGCAGACCCCATGGACGTTAAGCGGGAGCGGATCGTGCGGCTGATGAACCACTTCACGGTGCGCGGTGTGAATGGAATGCACACCTGCCTGGTTTTCGAGGCCCTGGGCTGCAGCTTGTACAAGCTAATAGTGAAGAACAACTACCAGGGTCTGGCCATCGCGCAGGTGCGCAACATAATCCGCCAGGTTCTGGAGGGACTCGACTACCTGCACAGCAAGTGTAGCATCATACACACGGACATTAAGCCGGAGAACATCCTGCTGGTGATCGATAATGCCGCCGCGATGAACCAGCAGATCGACGATGAGATCAACAGTCTGCGCGTGAAGGGTGCCGACTTCCCCGACTCGTACA TCAGCTCCATCGAAAAGCAGACCAAGTCGCGGGCCAAGTGGCCACTGATCGAGCCAAATGGATCGACCAACACCAACACGAACACTAGCAACAGCACGGCGACCAATTCCAATTCGTCGACTCCGCTGGCCGCCGTGATCATGTCCACGCTGGACAAGGAGGACACCACGACAACCACCTCGTCCACGCTCAATTCCAACACCACATCATCGCTGGCCTCCAAGTACTCCAGTCTGTTGGGGGACAGCGAGTGCAACGGAGGCCTCGGTGGATCAGCGAACATAAACAACCGCTACCGAGCCGAGAAGAAAATCACTGCCAAG TCTTCTGGGGATTGCGACGAAGATGCCGAGTCCGACACGCTGGGCGAGCAGAGCACCTTGGCGAGCACCATGGATTCGCCCACCGATCTCGATCCCGAACCCGAActcgattccaagcccaaggcCGAGCCCGAGCCCAGTGAAGGACCGATCCCAGAG CAGCCCACCCCGAACTCCACCAATAGCTCCTGCCCCTCCCACAACACAGCCACGACAGCCAAGTCCAAGATCAACTCGAATATTCTGAGCACGTGCACGTCCTTGACATCGACCAACGAATACAGTCTCACCAACACGAACACCACTACAGCCTCCACACCAAGCGCCCCTCCAAGTGCCACTCCCTCCTCCGCCCCTGCCTTAGcctctgccacgccccccagcACGTGCACGCCCTCGTTCACGCAAATAGCTCCTCCTGCAACTGCTCCAGCTACCAGTACAACCTGTACAACATCAGTCGAGCTCTATAATGGCGATCATAAAACAACAAGCACATCAACAATATCAACATCCAATGCGACATCctccgcaacaacaacaaccgcgACAACGACAACAGCTATCGCTAAACTAAATGTCCATGCCAATGCCATTCCTTCGCAGAACCAAAGTCAGAGTGGCCAGAACAACACCTACACGATCCAGTCGCTCATCGACAACAGCAACGTTCGGGTGAAGATCGCCGACTTGGGGAACGCCTGCTACGAC TACCATCACTTCACTGAAGACATTCAGACTCGCCAGTATCGATCAATCGAGGTTCTTTTGGGAGCGCCGTACAATTATACCGCCGACATATGGAGCACAGCCTGTCTGGCCTTCGAGCTGGCCACCGGCGACTATCTGTTCGACCCTCACGCCGGAGAGTCCTACAGTCGGGACGAGGACCACTTGGCGCACATTGTGGAGCTGCTGGGCTCCATACCGCAGTCGGTGATCCTCCGGGGCAAGCACGGGCTGAAGTACTTCACCAGCTATG GTAGCCTGAGGAACATCACCAAGCTGAAGCCCTGGAGTCTGATGAACGTGCTGGTGGAGAAGTACGACTGGGACCCGGTGGAGGCCAAGAAGTTCTCCGACTTTCTGCTGCCCATGCTTGAGTACAATCCGGTCATTCGGGCGTCGGCAGCGGAGTGCCTGCAGCATCCGTGGCTGGAGCAGGAGGAGTTCGTCTAG
- the LOC6616548 gene encoding SRSF protein kinase 3 isoform X7, protein MDGFGSTAPDSEEATCPMQANATFSLDWRVTLLDHWLDLYLVYMNRLQMLLSLAGRLHLLSRHILATLGQDPIFMGVLQGSLLMLFLFLMHLLRLWSCGGGVEQPLNRTADVAKELSCDFNFVSEQEKRAAQEAATEALLEVEEKKRRKRFTKKRNCVSAGPILIALRHQSKRPKHHRHAALLFEPVTPGEVILDTYLPPRELPLTIRLPQLAEPVKEEEIEHTELKSEPRGTLSTTDEIYPDSSDSSLYVSDEEQEDASQYCRGGYHPVVIGDIFDNRFRVVRKLGWGHFSTVWLCRDLKDEKYVALKVVKSAPHYIETAADEIRLLEAIRDADPMDVKRERIVRLMNHFTVRGVNGMHTCLVFEALGCSLYKLIVKNNYQGLAIAQVRNIIRQVLEGLDYLHSKCSIIHTDIKPENILLVIDNAAAMNQQIDDEINSLRVKGADFPDSYISSIEKQTKSRAKWPLIEPNGSTNTNTNTSNSTATNSNSSTPLAAVIMSTLDKEDTTTTTSSTLNSNTTSSLASKYSSLLGDSECNGGLGGSANINNRYRAEKKITAKQPTPNSTNSSCPSHNTATTAKSKINSNILSTCTSLTSTNEYSLTNTNTTTASTPSAPPSATPSSAPALASATPPSTCTPSFTQIAPPATAPATSTTCTTSVELYNGDHKTTSTSTISTSNATSSATTTTATTTTAIAKLNVHANAIPSQNQSQSGQNNTYTIQSLIDNSNVRVKIADLGNACYDYHHFTEDIQTRQYRSIEVLLGAPYNYTADIWSTACLAFELATGDYLFDPHAGESYSRDEDHLAHIVELLGSIPQSVILRGKHGLKYFTSYGSLRNITKLKPWSLMNVLVEKYDWDPVEAKKFSDFLLPMLEYNPVIRASAAECLQHPWLEQEEFV, encoded by the exons ATGGATGGCTTTGGCTCGACCGCCCCCGACTCGGAGGAGGCCACCTGCCCCATGCAGGCCAATGCCACGTTCAGCCTCGATTGGCGAGTGACCCTGCTGGACCACTGGTTGGATCTCTATCTCGTCTACATGAACCGCCTACAGATGCTGCTGTCACTAGCCGGCAGGCTGCATCTTCTAAGCCGGCACATCCTGGCTACTCTAGGCCAGGATCCTATCTTTATGGGCGTGCTGCAGGGCAGCCTGTTAATGCTCTTCCTCTTCCTGATGCACCTGCTGCGGCTGTGGAGCTGCGGAGGCGGAGTTGAGCAGCCGCTAAACCGCACTGCAGACGTGGCAAAAGAGCTGAGCTGCGACTTCAACTTCGTCTCCGAGCAAGAGAAGCGAGCTGCCCAAGAAGCCGCGACGGAGGCTCTGCTGGAGGTTGAGGAGAAGAAGCGCCGCAAGCGGTTCACCAAGAAGCGCAACTGCGTGTCCGCCGGCCCGATCCTTATTGCCCTGCGCCATCAGTCCAAGCGACCAAAGCACCATCGTCACGCGGCCCTGCTCTTTGAGCCCGTTACCCCCGGAGAAGTAATCCTGGATACCTACTTGCCGCCTCGGGAACTGCCGCTCACGATCAGACTGCCCCAGTTGGCGGAGCCAGTCAAGGAAGAGGAAATCGAACATACCGAGCTTAA ATCGGAGCCCCGCGGAACCCTCAGTACGACCGACGAAATTTACCCGGACTCGTCCGACAGCAGTCTTTACGTTTCAGACGAGGAGCAGGAAGACGCCTCTCAGTATTGCCGCGGTGGGTACCATCCAGTAGTCATCGGAGACATATTTGACAACCGGTTTCGAGTGGTCAGAAAACTGGGCTGGGGCCATTTTTCCACTGTCTGGCTTTGCCGGGATCTCAA AGACGAGAAGTACGTGGCCCTCAAGGTTGTTAAGAGTGCTCCGCATTACATAGAGACGGCAGCGGACGAGATCCGGCTCCTGGAAGCTATCCGTGACGCAGACCCCATGGACGTTAAGCGGGAGCGGATCGTGCGGCTGATGAACCACTTCACGGTGCGCGGTGTGAATGGAATGCACACCTGCCTGGTTTTCGAGGCCCTGGGCTGCAGCTTGTACAAGCTAATAGTGAAGAACAACTACCAGGGTCTGGCCATCGCGCAGGTGCGCAACATAATCCGCCAGGTTCTGGAGGGACTCGACTACCTGCACAGCAAGTGTAGCATCATACACACGGACATTAAGCCGGAGAACATCCTGCTGGTGATCGATAATGCCGCCGCGATGAACCAGCAGATCGACGATGAGATCAACAGTCTGCGCGTGAAGGGTGCCGACTTCCCCGACTCGTACA TCAGCTCCATCGAAAAGCAGACCAAGTCGCGGGCCAAGTGGCCACTGATCGAGCCAAATGGATCGACCAACACCAACACGAACACTAGCAACAGCACGGCGACCAATTCCAATTCGTCGACTCCGCTGGCCGCCGTGATCATGTCCACGCTGGACAAGGAGGACACCACGACAACCACCTCGTCCACGCTCAATTCCAACACCACATCATCGCTGGCCTCCAAGTACTCCAGTCTGTTGGGGGACAGCGAGTGCAACGGAGGCCTCGGTGGATCAGCGAACATAAACAACCGCTACCGAGCCGAGAAGAAAATCACTGCCAAG CAGCCCACCCCGAACTCCACCAATAGCTCCTGCCCCTCCCACAACACAGCCACGACAGCCAAGTCCAAGATCAACTCGAATATTCTGAGCACGTGCACGTCCTTGACATCGACCAACGAATACAGTCTCACCAACACGAACACCACTACAGCCTCCACACCAAGCGCCCCTCCAAGTGCCACTCCCTCCTCCGCCCCTGCCTTAGcctctgccacgccccccagcACGTGCACGCCCTCGTTCACGCAAATAGCTCCTCCTGCAACTGCTCCAGCTACCAGTACAACCTGTACAACATCAGTCGAGCTCTATAATGGCGATCATAAAACAACAAGCACATCAACAATATCAACATCCAATGCGACATCctccgcaacaacaacaaccgcgACAACGACAACAGCTATCGCTAAACTAAATGTCCATGCCAATGCCATTCCTTCGCAGAACCAAAGTCAGAGTGGCCAGAACAACACCTACACGATCCAGTCGCTCATCGACAACAGCAACGTTCGGGTGAAGATCGCCGACTTGGGGAACGCCTGCTACGAC TACCATCACTTCACTGAAGACATTCAGACTCGCCAGTATCGATCAATCGAGGTTCTTTTGGGAGCGCCGTACAATTATACCGCCGACATATGGAGCACAGCCTGTCTGGCCTTCGAGCTGGCCACCGGCGACTATCTGTTCGACCCTCACGCCGGAGAGTCCTACAGTCGGGACGAGGACCACTTGGCGCACATTGTGGAGCTGCTGGGCTCCATACCGCAGTCGGTGATCCTCCGGGGCAAGCACGGGCTGAAGTACTTCACCAGCTATG GTAGCCTGAGGAACATCACCAAGCTGAAGCCCTGGAGTCTGATGAACGTGCTGGTGGAGAAGTACGACTGGGACCCGGTGGAGGCCAAGAAGTTCTCCGACTTTCTGCTGCCCATGCTTGAGTACAATCCGGTCATTCGGGCGTCGGCAGCGGAGTGCCTGCAGCATCCGTGGCTGGAGCAGGAGGAGTTCGTCTAG
- the LOC6616548 gene encoding SRSF protein kinase 3 isoform X10: protein MDGFGSTAPDSEEATCPMQANATFSLDWRVTLLDHWLDLYLVYMNRLQMLLSLAGRLHLLSRHILATLGQDPIFMGVLQGSLLMLFLFLMHLLRLWSCGGGVEQPLNRTADVAKELSCDFNFVSEQEKRAAQEAATEALLEVEEKKRRKRFTKKRNCVSAGPILIALRHQSKRPKHHRHAALLFEPVTPGEVILDTYLPPRELPLTIRLPQLAEPVKEEEIEHTELKSEPRGTLSTTDEIYPDSSDSSLYVSDEEQEDASQYCRGGYHPVVIGDIFDNRFRVVRKLGWGHFSTVWLCRDLKDEKYVALKVVKSAPHYIETAADEIRLLEAIRDADPMDVKRERIVRLMNHFTVRGVNGMHTCLVFEALGCSLYKLIVKNNYQGLAIAQVRNIIRQVLEGLDYLHSKCSIIHTDIKPENILLVIDNAAAMNQQIDDEINSLRVKGADFPDSYISSIEKQTKSRAKWPLIEPNGSTNTNTNTSNSTATNSNSSTPLAAVIMSTLDKEDTTTTTSSTLNSNTTSSLASKYSSLLGDSECNGGLGGSANINNRYRAEKKITAKSSGDCDEDAESDTLGEQSTLASTMDSPTDLDPEPELDSKPKAEPEPSEGPIPENQSQSGQNNTYTIQSLIDNSNVRVKIADLGNACYDYHHFTEDIQTRQYRSIEVLLGAPYNYTADIWSTACLAFELATGDYLFDPHAGESYSRDEDHLAHIVELLGSIPQSVILRGKHGLKYFTSYGSLRNITKLKPWSLMNVLVEKYDWDPVEAKKFSDFLLPMLEYNPVIRASAAECLQHPWLEQEEFV from the exons ATGGATGGCTTTGGCTCGACCGCCCCCGACTCGGAGGAGGCCACCTGCCCCATGCAGGCCAATGCCACGTTCAGCCTCGATTGGCGAGTGACCCTGCTGGACCACTGGTTGGATCTCTATCTCGTCTACATGAACCGCCTACAGATGCTGCTGTCACTAGCCGGCAGGCTGCATCTTCTAAGCCGGCACATCCTGGCTACTCTAGGCCAGGATCCTATCTTTATGGGCGTGCTGCAGGGCAGCCTGTTAATGCTCTTCCTCTTCCTGATGCACCTGCTGCGGCTGTGGAGCTGCGGAGGCGGAGTTGAGCAGCCGCTAAACCGCACTGCAGACGTGGCAAAAGAGCTGAGCTGCGACTTCAACTTCGTCTCCGAGCAAGAGAAGCGAGCTGCCCAAGAAGCCGCGACGGAGGCTCTGCTGGAGGTTGAGGAGAAGAAGCGCCGCAAGCGGTTCACCAAGAAGCGCAACTGCGTGTCCGCCGGCCCGATCCTTATTGCCCTGCGCCATCAGTCCAAGCGACCAAAGCACCATCGTCACGCGGCCCTGCTCTTTGAGCCCGTTACCCCCGGAGAAGTAATCCTGGATACCTACTTGCCGCCTCGGGAACTGCCGCTCACGATCAGACTGCCCCAGTTGGCGGAGCCAGTCAAGGAAGAGGAAATCGAACATACCGAGCTTAA ATCGGAGCCCCGCGGAACCCTCAGTACGACCGACGAAATTTACCCGGACTCGTCCGACAGCAGTCTTTACGTTTCAGACGAGGAGCAGGAAGACGCCTCTCAGTATTGCCGCGGTGGGTACCATCCAGTAGTCATCGGAGACATATTTGACAACCGGTTTCGAGTGGTCAGAAAACTGGGCTGGGGCCATTTTTCCACTGTCTGGCTTTGCCGGGATCTCAA AGACGAGAAGTACGTGGCCCTCAAGGTTGTTAAGAGTGCTCCGCATTACATAGAGACGGCAGCGGACGAGATCCGGCTCCTGGAAGCTATCCGTGACGCAGACCCCATGGACGTTAAGCGGGAGCGGATCGTGCGGCTGATGAACCACTTCACGGTGCGCGGTGTGAATGGAATGCACACCTGCCTGGTTTTCGAGGCCCTGGGCTGCAGCTTGTACAAGCTAATAGTGAAGAACAACTACCAGGGTCTGGCCATCGCGCAGGTGCGCAACATAATCCGCCAGGTTCTGGAGGGACTCGACTACCTGCACAGCAAGTGTAGCATCATACACACGGACATTAAGCCGGAGAACATCCTGCTGGTGATCGATAATGCCGCCGCGATGAACCAGCAGATCGACGATGAGATCAACAGTCTGCGCGTGAAGGGTGCCGACTTCCCCGACTCGTACA TCAGCTCCATCGAAAAGCAGACCAAGTCGCGGGCCAAGTGGCCACTGATCGAGCCAAATGGATCGACCAACACCAACACGAACACTAGCAACAGCACGGCGACCAATTCCAATTCGTCGACTCCGCTGGCCGCCGTGATCATGTCCACGCTGGACAAGGAGGACACCACGACAACCACCTCGTCCACGCTCAATTCCAACACCACATCATCGCTGGCCTCCAAGTACTCCAGTCTGTTGGGGGACAGCGAGTGCAACGGAGGCCTCGGTGGATCAGCGAACATAAACAACCGCTACCGAGCCGAGAAGAAAATCACTGCCAAG TCTTCTGGGGATTGCGACGAAGATGCCGAGTCCGACACGCTGGGCGAGCAGAGCACCTTGGCGAGCACCATGGATTCGCCCACCGATCTCGATCCCGAACCCGAActcgattccaagcccaaggcCGAGCCCGAGCCCAGTGAAGGACCGATCCCAGAG AACCAAAGTCAGAGTGGCCAGAACAACACCTACACGATCCAGTCGCTCATCGACAACAGCAACGTTCGGGTGAAGATCGCCGACTTGGGGAACGCCTGCTACGAC TACCATCACTTCACTGAAGACATTCAGACTCGCCAGTATCGATCAATCGAGGTTCTTTTGGGAGCGCCGTACAATTATACCGCCGACATATGGAGCACAGCCTGTCTGGCCTTCGAGCTGGCCACCGGCGACTATCTGTTCGACCCTCACGCCGGAGAGTCCTACAGTCGGGACGAGGACCACTTGGCGCACATTGTGGAGCTGCTGGGCTCCATACCGCAGTCGGTGATCCTCCGGGGCAAGCACGGGCTGAAGTACTTCACCAGCTATG GTAGCCTGAGGAACATCACCAAGCTGAAGCCCTGGAGTCTGATGAACGTGCTGGTGGAGAAGTACGACTGGGACCCGGTGGAGGCCAAGAAGTTCTCCGACTTTCTGCTGCCCATGCTTGAGTACAATCCGGTCATTCGGGCGTCGGCAGCGGAGTGCCTGCAGCATCCGTGGCTGGAGCAGGAGGAGTTCGTCTAG
- the LOC6616548 gene encoding SRSF protein kinase 3 isoform X11, whose product MDGFGSTAPDSEEATCPMQANATFSLDWRVTLLDHWLDLYLVYMNRLQMLLSLAGRLHLLSRHILATLGQDPIFMGVLQGSLLMLFLFLMHLLRLWSCGGGVEQPLNRTADVAKELSCDFNFVSEQEKRAAQEAATEALLEVEEKKRRKRFTKKRNCVSAGPILIALRHQSKRPKHHRHAALLFEPVTPGEVILDTYLPPRELPLTIRLPQLAEPVKEEEIEHTELKSEPRGTLSTTDEIYPDSSDSSLYVSDEEQEDASQYCRGGYHPVVIGDIFDNRFRVVRKLGWGHFSTVWLCRDLKDEKYVALKVVKSAPHYIETAADEIRLLEAIRDADPMDVKRERIVRLMNHFTVRGVNGMHTCLVFEALGCSLYKLIVKNNYQGLAIAQVRNIIRQVLEGLDYLHSKCSIIHTDIKPENILLVIDNAAAMNQQIDDEINSLRVKGADFPDSYISSIEKQTKSRAKWPLIEPNGSTNTNTNTSNSTATNSNSSTPLAAVIMSTLDKEDTTTTTSSTLNSNTTSSLASKYSSLLGDSECNGGLGGSANINNRYRAEKKITAKNQSQSGQNNTYTIQSLIDNSNVRVKIADLGNACYDYHHFTEDIQTRQYRSIEVLLGAPYNYTADIWSTACLAFELATGDYLFDPHAGESYSRDEDHLAHIVELLGSIPQSVILRGKHGLKYFTSYGSLRNITKLKPWSLMNVLVEKYDWDPVEAKKFSDFLLPMLEYNPVIRASAAECLQHPWLEQEEFV is encoded by the exons ATGGATGGCTTTGGCTCGACCGCCCCCGACTCGGAGGAGGCCACCTGCCCCATGCAGGCCAATGCCACGTTCAGCCTCGATTGGCGAGTGACCCTGCTGGACCACTGGTTGGATCTCTATCTCGTCTACATGAACCGCCTACAGATGCTGCTGTCACTAGCCGGCAGGCTGCATCTTCTAAGCCGGCACATCCTGGCTACTCTAGGCCAGGATCCTATCTTTATGGGCGTGCTGCAGGGCAGCCTGTTAATGCTCTTCCTCTTCCTGATGCACCTGCTGCGGCTGTGGAGCTGCGGAGGCGGAGTTGAGCAGCCGCTAAACCGCACTGCAGACGTGGCAAAAGAGCTGAGCTGCGACTTCAACTTCGTCTCCGAGCAAGAGAAGCGAGCTGCCCAAGAAGCCGCGACGGAGGCTCTGCTGGAGGTTGAGGAGAAGAAGCGCCGCAAGCGGTTCACCAAGAAGCGCAACTGCGTGTCCGCCGGCCCGATCCTTATTGCCCTGCGCCATCAGTCCAAGCGACCAAAGCACCATCGTCACGCGGCCCTGCTCTTTGAGCCCGTTACCCCCGGAGAAGTAATCCTGGATACCTACTTGCCGCCTCGGGAACTGCCGCTCACGATCAGACTGCCCCAGTTGGCGGAGCCAGTCAAGGAAGAGGAAATCGAACATACCGAGCTTAA ATCGGAGCCCCGCGGAACCCTCAGTACGACCGACGAAATTTACCCGGACTCGTCCGACAGCAGTCTTTACGTTTCAGACGAGGAGCAGGAAGACGCCTCTCAGTATTGCCGCGGTGGGTACCATCCAGTAGTCATCGGAGACATATTTGACAACCGGTTTCGAGTGGTCAGAAAACTGGGCTGGGGCCATTTTTCCACTGTCTGGCTTTGCCGGGATCTCAA AGACGAGAAGTACGTGGCCCTCAAGGTTGTTAAGAGTGCTCCGCATTACATAGAGACGGCAGCGGACGAGATCCGGCTCCTGGAAGCTATCCGTGACGCAGACCCCATGGACGTTAAGCGGGAGCGGATCGTGCGGCTGATGAACCACTTCACGGTGCGCGGTGTGAATGGAATGCACACCTGCCTGGTTTTCGAGGCCCTGGGCTGCAGCTTGTACAAGCTAATAGTGAAGAACAACTACCAGGGTCTGGCCATCGCGCAGGTGCGCAACATAATCCGCCAGGTTCTGGAGGGACTCGACTACCTGCACAGCAAGTGTAGCATCATACACACGGACATTAAGCCGGAGAACATCCTGCTGGTGATCGATAATGCCGCCGCGATGAACCAGCAGATCGACGATGAGATCAACAGTCTGCGCGTGAAGGGTGCCGACTTCCCCGACTCGTACA TCAGCTCCATCGAAAAGCAGACCAAGTCGCGGGCCAAGTGGCCACTGATCGAGCCAAATGGATCGACCAACACCAACACGAACACTAGCAACAGCACGGCGACCAATTCCAATTCGTCGACTCCGCTGGCCGCCGTGATCATGTCCACGCTGGACAAGGAGGACACCACGACAACCACCTCGTCCACGCTCAATTCCAACACCACATCATCGCTGGCCTCCAAGTACTCCAGTCTGTTGGGGGACAGCGAGTGCAACGGAGGCCTCGGTGGATCAGCGAACATAAACAACCGCTACCGAGCCGAGAAGAAAATCACTGCCAAG AACCAAAGTCAGAGTGGCCAGAACAACACCTACACGATCCAGTCGCTCATCGACAACAGCAACGTTCGGGTGAAGATCGCCGACTTGGGGAACGCCTGCTACGAC TACCATCACTTCACTGAAGACATTCAGACTCGCCAGTATCGATCAATCGAGGTTCTTTTGGGAGCGCCGTACAATTATACCGCCGACATATGGAGCACAGCCTGTCTGGCCTTCGAGCTGGCCACCGGCGACTATCTGTTCGACCCTCACGCCGGAGAGTCCTACAGTCGGGACGAGGACCACTTGGCGCACATTGTGGAGCTGCTGGGCTCCATACCGCAGTCGGTGATCCTCCGGGGCAAGCACGGGCTGAAGTACTTCACCAGCTATG GTAGCCTGAGGAACATCACCAAGCTGAAGCCCTGGAGTCTGATGAACGTGCTGGTGGAGAAGTACGACTGGGACCCGGTGGAGGCCAAGAAGTTCTCCGACTTTCTGCTGCCCATGCTTGAGTACAATCCGGTCATTCGGGCGTCGGCAGCGGAGTGCCTGCAGCATCCGTGGCTGGAGCAGGAGGAGTTCGTCTAG